The following are from one region of the Luteimonas sp. MC1572 genome:
- a CDS encoding class I SAM-dependent methyltransferase: protein MSRERRIGAQYNAARGGGLTDRVSTHMRRKMYARFMAAGVADDDRILDVGVTSDRAQLASNYLEAWHPRKDLITACGIDDASFLEDVYPGMTFVRGDGKDLPFPDASFDWVHSSAVLEHVGSAQEQARFVAELHRVSRKGVFLTTPNRWFPVEFHTVLPVVHWLPKPWFRALLRRLGHRELSREENLNLLGRRELDDACAQARLPEWRIDSVALLGWPSNLLLVARRPQATLMAAPRGDAAHAG, encoded by the coding sequence GTGAGCCGCGAGCGGCGCATCGGCGCGCAGTACAACGCGGCGCGCGGTGGCGGGCTCACCGATCGCGTGTCCACCCACATGCGGCGCAAGATGTACGCGCGTTTCATGGCCGCCGGCGTGGCGGACGATGACCGCATCCTCGACGTCGGCGTGACCAGCGACCGCGCACAGCTGGCGTCCAACTACCTGGAGGCGTGGCACCCGCGCAAGGACCTGATCACGGCGTGCGGGATCGACGACGCATCGTTCCTGGAAGATGTGTACCCGGGCATGACGTTCGTACGCGGCGACGGCAAGGACCTGCCGTTCCCCGATGCGAGCTTCGACTGGGTGCATTCGAGCGCGGTCCTGGAGCACGTCGGGTCGGCGCAGGAGCAGGCACGGTTCGTCGCCGAACTGCACCGCGTCTCCAGGAAAGGAGTCTTCCTCACCACGCCCAACCGCTGGTTCCCCGTCGAGTTCCACACCGTGCTGCCGGTCGTGCACTGGCTGCCGAAGCCGTGGTTCCGCGCGCTGCTGCGGCGCCTCGGGCATCGCGAGCTGTCGCGCGAGGAGAACCTCAACCTGCTCGGCCGGCGTGAACTCGACGACGCCTGCGCGCAGGCGCGGCTGCCGGAGTGGCGGATCGACAGCGTGGCGCTCCTCGGATGGCCCAGCAACCTGCTGCTGGTCGCGCGACGGCCGCAGGCGACGCTGATGGCTGCGCCGCGCGGAGACGCCGCGCATGCCGGCTAG
- a CDS encoding glycosyltransferase family 2 protein codes for MNHGPLPDVDGSSAAAASLELTILMPCLDEAETLAACIRMARAYLSGSGVRGEVLVADNGSTDGSQRIAEREGARVVDVAQRGYGAALAAGIGAARGRYVVMGDADASYDFSRLDAFLDALRAGSDLVIGNRFRGGIAPGAMPFLHRYLGNPVLSFLGRLFYGVQVRDFHCGLRGFNRDRIAALGLVAPGMEFASEMVVKASLAGCRISEVPTTLRPDGRSRPPHLRTWRDGWRHLRFLLVHSPRWLFLLPGSVLVAVGGAAMAVIGVRSVSIGALNLDVHTLSYAGAAIVLGVQMLLFAVLTTSMGIRHGWLPADGRGRGLLSAFTLERCLVAAALMFLAGIAMSLHAVYLWAARDFGVLDPSATMRWVIPSVTLMGVGGQVGLAAFFLEALRLPDAPR; via the coding sequence ATGAACCACGGGCCGCTGCCGGACGTGGACGGCAGTTCGGCGGCCGCGGCGTCGCTGGAGCTCACCATCCTCATGCCCTGCCTCGACGAGGCGGAGACGCTCGCGGCGTGCATCCGCATGGCACGCGCGTACCTGTCCGGATCCGGCGTTCGCGGCGAGGTGCTGGTGGCGGACAACGGCAGCACCGACGGCTCGCAGCGGATCGCCGAGCGCGAAGGCGCGCGCGTGGTCGATGTGGCGCAGCGCGGCTATGGCGCGGCGCTTGCGGCCGGGATTGGCGCGGCGCGCGGGCGCTACGTGGTGATGGGCGATGCCGACGCGTCGTACGATTTCTCGCGCCTGGATGCGTTCCTCGATGCGCTCCGCGCGGGCAGCGACCTGGTGATCGGCAATCGTTTCCGCGGCGGCATCGCGCCCGGTGCGATGCCGTTCCTGCACCGCTACCTGGGCAATCCCGTGCTCAGTTTCCTGGGAAGGCTGTTCTACGGCGTGCAGGTGCGCGACTTCCACTGCGGGCTGCGCGGCTTCAACCGCGACCGCATCGCCGCGCTCGGGCTGGTGGCGCCGGGGATGGAATTCGCGAGCGAGATGGTCGTCAAGGCATCGCTCGCCGGGTGTCGCATCAGCGAGGTGCCGACCACGCTGCGGCCCGACGGGCGTTCGCGGCCACCGCACCTGCGGACCTGGCGCGACGGCTGGCGGCACCTGCGCTTCCTGCTGGTGCACAGCCCGCGCTGGCTGTTCCTGCTGCCGGGTTCCGTGCTGGTGGCGGTGGGAGGCGCGGCAATGGCCGTCATCGGCGTGCGCAGCGTGAGCATCGGCGCCTTGAACCTGGACGTGCACACCCTGTCCTACGCGGGCGCTGCCATCGTGCTCGGCGTGCAGATGCTGCTGTTTGCCGTGCTGACCACGTCCATGGGCATCCGCCACGGCTGGTTGCCGGCCGATGGCCGGGGCAGGGGGCTGCTGTCGGCGTTCACGCTCGAGCGCTGCCTGGTCGCCGCGGCGCTGATGTTCCTCGCCGGGATCGCGATGTCGCTCCATGCCGTCTACCTGTGGGCGGCGCGCGACTTCGGCGTGCTCGACCCGAGTGCCACCATGCGCTGGGTGATCCCCTCGGTCACGCTGATGGGCGTGGGCGGCCAGGTCGGCCTGGCGGCGTTTTTCCTGGAGGCGCTGCGCCTGCCGGACGCGCCCAGGTGA
- a CDS encoding DUF819 family protein has product MDPSAPATALISNDIVLFGLIAATLGAVFWTASRESGPWKKFYTYVPALLLCYFIPGIYNSVGLIDGANSSLYNPVASRVLLPAALVLLTLTIDLKGVLRLGPKLLAMYAAASVSVMLGAFAAFWLMGVLHPETVAGDTWGGMAALAGSWIGGGANMMAMKEVFAVDETTFGQFVVIDVGVGYVWMAVLIFLAGRANAIDARSGADTAAIESLKTRLEDYQKEHERVASLSDLMIIVGVAFGAVGLSHAIAGPASAWFGANVSWARTASLHEPFVWVVVLSTFIGLGLSFTRARTLDGAGASKIGTLFLYYLIACIGMQMDILALADRPWLFALGLIWILVHIALLWGLAKLLRVPFFYFAMGSQSNIGGPASAPVVASVFHPSLAPVGALLGALGYATGTVLAYIVGITLRAMAGA; this is encoded by the coding sequence ATGGACCCCTCTGCACCGGCGACGGCATTGATCAGCAACGACATCGTGCTGTTCGGACTGATCGCGGCAACCCTGGGCGCGGTGTTCTGGACCGCGTCGCGGGAAAGCGGACCCTGGAAGAAGTTCTACACCTACGTGCCGGCGCTGCTGCTGTGCTACTTCATCCCCGGCATCTACAACAGCGTGGGGCTGATCGACGGTGCCAACAGCAGCCTCTACAACCCGGTGGCGAGCCGCGTGCTGCTGCCGGCGGCGCTGGTGCTGCTGACCCTGACCATCGACCTGAAGGGCGTGCTGCGCCTGGGGCCGAAGCTGCTGGCGATGTACGCGGCGGCATCCGTCAGCGTCATGCTCGGTGCGTTCGCCGCATTCTGGTTGATGGGCGTGCTGCATCCGGAAACCGTCGCCGGCGACACCTGGGGCGGCATGGCCGCGCTCGCCGGCAGCTGGATCGGCGGCGGCGCGAACATGATGGCGATGAAGGAGGTGTTCGCGGTCGACGAGACCACGTTCGGCCAGTTCGTGGTCATCGACGTCGGCGTCGGCTACGTGTGGATGGCGGTGCTGATCTTCCTCGCCGGTCGCGCCAATGCAATCGACGCGCGCAGCGGTGCCGACACGGCTGCGATCGAGTCGCTCAAGACGCGGCTGGAGGACTACCAGAAGGAGCATGAGCGCGTCGCCAGCCTCTCCGACCTGATGATCATCGTCGGCGTCGCGTTCGGCGCGGTCGGCCTGTCGCATGCGATCGCGGGGCCCGCGTCGGCGTGGTTCGGCGCCAACGTGTCGTGGGCGCGCACGGCCAGCCTGCATGAGCCGTTCGTGTGGGTGGTGGTGCTGTCGACGTTCATCGGCCTGGGCCTGAGCTTCACCCGCGCGCGCACGCTGGACGGCGCGGGGGCTTCGAAGATCGGCACGCTGTTCCTGTACTACCTGATCGCCTGCATCGGCATGCAGATGGACATCCTCGCGCTCGCCGACCGGCCGTGGCTGTTCGCGCTCGGGCTGATCTGGATCCTGGTGCACATCGCGCTGCTGTGGGGGCTGGCGAAGCTGCTGCGGGTGCCGTTCTTCTACTTCGCGATGGGCTCGCAGAGCAACATCGGCGGCCCGGCTTCGGCGCCGGTGGTCGCCTCGGTGTTCCATCCCTCGCTGGCCCCGGTCGGTGCGCTGCTGGGTGCGCTGGGCTATGCGACGGGAACCGTGCTGGCCTACATCGTCGGCATCACCCTGCGGGCGATGGCGGGCGCATGA
- a CDS encoding CstA-like transporter-associated (seleno)protein, which yields MAGALVPLEYYATHRRVWRRLVQTARLCCGIPDYDNYVRHMLETHPDRDVMDYPTFFRERQDARYGGRGGFRCC from the coding sequence ATGGCCGGCGCACTGGTCCCGCTCGAGTACTACGCCACGCACCGGCGTGTGTGGCGCAGGCTGGTGCAGACCGCGCGCCTCTGCTGCGGCATCCCGGACTACGACAACTACGTGCGCCACATGCTGGAGACGCACCCGGACCGCGACGTCATGGACTATCCGACGTTCTTCCGAGAGCGCCAGGATGCGCGCTATGGCGGGCGCGGCGGGTTCCGCTGCTGCTGA